Part of the Solwaraspora sp. WMMA2065 genome is shown below.
TACGAGGAACGCGAGCTGGTCGAGCCACTGGCCCGGTTCGGTGTGGGGTGACCAGCACCGGCCGGGCAAGATCTCCGTCATGCGGTTGACTATCGAGCGCGCCGACTTCGCTGACCCGGAGCTCGGCGTCTTCCTGCAGGCACATCTCGACGAACTCGCGCCAACGGCGCCTGCCGAGAGCCGACACGCGCTGGATCTTTCCGGGCTGCGGGCACCGGGCGTCCGTCTGTGGGTCGCCCGGATGAGTGGCGAGCTGGTGGGCACGGGTGCCCTGGCCGAGGTGGAGCCGGCGCACGAGGAGATCAAAAGCATGCGGACGGATCCGCGACGACGCGGCCAGGGCATCGCCGCGCGCGTCCTCGACCACCTCATCGGGGACGCGCGACGACGCGGCGTCCGCCGCATCTCGCTGGAGACCGGAAGCATGGACTTCTTCGTCCCGGCGAGGACGTTGTACGCAAAGGCGGGCTTCGTCCCCTGCCCGCCCTTCGGCGCCTACGTCGATGATCCCAACAGCGCGTTCATGACCCGCGAACTGGCGTGACCTGAGGCGCGTTCCGCCTCGCGCGGGGCATCCAACCGCTCTCAACCCGCGCTGGCCGTACGGGGGCGCGCAGGACTGGTACGCCGCCATCTCGCACGCCACCACGCTACGGCCGGGTCGCAGCCGTCGGCCCCTTCGATGTTGCGGTTTTGGTGCGTCGACGACGATCGCGGCACGGCGTGCAACCTCCCAGCCCGCAACCGTGTGGGAGAAGGGTGGAAAGGGACCGGCAGCCGCCGGTCCGATCGTCAAGGAGGCCATGCGGCAAGCTCCATCTCCACAGCTTGACACCCAGACGGTTCGTGGCGCGAGCCACTGCTGAGCGACGCTCGGCATGAGTACGTGGGGTAGTGGGTCAATCGCCATCCTGAACCGGCTCAGCGAAATCGCGCGACCGCAGTCACTTCGACACGGGTCAACTGCAGGACGGGCCATGGTTCGCCTTCGCGCCTGCTACGTGCCGATGGTTGACCTATCGATCCCGCACCGCATTGAGCCACAGACCAGCCGAGGCCAACATCCTTGAGCGTCACCAATCCCGACTGTGTCGCCCTGGCCTACCGGTTCGGGCTTCAGGCGGTGGGCTGAAGATGTGATCTCGGTATGCGCGCTCCGGGACAAGGTGCCGACCAGACTGAGCCTTCTTGAGCCAGTCGACAAGTTCGAGGATGTCCTCCTCGCGTACGCCTTCTTGGCGTAGCTTCGCCGCGAAGGCTTCAGGTGCCACCCCACGCCACCGGTCACGGGCGTTCATGAGGTCTGCCTTGAACATGGCCTGTTCGTTCCACTTCAAGTGGTTGTCGTAGCCCTTGGCCATCATGGCGAGGTACTCGGCGATGCTGGCAACGCTGGATGGAAGGCCTTCAGGGTGAGTCATGGGCGAGTTGTATCATGTAGGTACGACATCGCTCAGAAAGCTTGACTTCTGGGCAGTGGCGCGGTGGTCCAAACAGTGCCCGTGCCGGAAGAGCTGAATTTAATGGTGAGACACCTGCATATAATAATGGACGAGGCATTTGAATAATAGACGCCTTCGAACAACAAGCCGAAGCGATCAAGGCCAATCCGGCTGCCTATCGCAAGGAGAAACGGATCATCTGTGACCGCTGCCAGCCGCACCGCACGATCGCCGTGGTGTATGTCGGTGTGGACGGACGCCGGTGCCTATGGACGCCGGCTGGTCGCGGCCCGGTAAATCGTCCGGGGCAGAGCAGCGATGGTCCAGTCACTCCGGAACGCATACCTGCGCGAGCTGTTCCACTGCCCCGTGAGCTAGGGGATCTCGTCCAGTCTGCCGTAGCGACATGCCGACGGTGTCGAGCAGGGCTCCTCCTCATGCCCCAGATGGGTCGTATCCTCGCTGTCCCGCTGGGCGCGCCGACGTGGGCGCGGGTGACAGAATAGCCGCCGCCATATGGGATTTTTGGAGCAGAACTTCATTGCCTGACCGGGATCGGCGAATCTGGCTCGCGCGCCTTGGCCGCCGCGAGACTTGGCCCCGAAGGGGGTTACCTCGCCGTGTCCGCGCTCGAATCGTATCTTTCCGCTGGGCCCTGGGTACTGGTCATTGTCGCCTTGACCTTCGTCGTGCCCCGCCTCGTAGTCGCGTTGGTCGCCCTGTTCAGGGTGGACGCGGACAAGCTGCCGGCCGTGCTTCGGGCTCTGGCCGAACTCTTTCGCATCTGGCGCCGAGGGGGTCAGCAACGGCGAGATGAAGACCTGCCCGGGTAGGATCGACTTCGACGTGGGTCTGGTCTTGGGGTGCGGTCCGACCACGGCCACAGGCGGGCGCGCTTCATGGAATCTCATTGAGGGAGTGCTCCTACGAGCACCGCTGGCTGCCCTCGGTACCCCTGAGCTGCGGCTGCGCCTTCCCGGGGCTGTCCGGCGCAGTCGGTAGCGTACGTCCCTGTGACAGCTTCCGTGCTTGCCGAGGTCGCCGCTCTCGACCTGGCTGCCCAGGACCTGCCGTTACTGGCCGACATGTACCGGCTCGGCGAGGTCGAGGAGGTTCGATATCTGCCCGACGGGTTGATGAACCGCAACTGGCAGCTGCGGACAGCCGGTGGCGAGTTTGCGCTGAAGCTGCTGTTGGACGCGCCCGTGTCGACCGTGCGACGCAATCTGAGCGTCGCTGCGGCGCTCGCCGCAGCCGGGGTACCGGCATGTCCGCCGGTGCTGACCCTCGGCGGCGATGTCGTCGCCGAGATGGATGACCGCGCTTACAGTCTGTTCGGCTGGCTGGAGGGCGAGCACATTGCGGGTACCGGATTGTCGGCCGGTCAAGCACATCACCTTGGCGGTGTGGTTGGCAGGCTGCACCGCGAGCTCAACGATCCGGGCCTGCGGAGGTGGCTACCGGCTGCCGGTGCCGTCACCGCCACGGTGGCAGCGCCCGGTGAGGCGGTGGCCGAGGCTGACCGATATCTACGCGCCATCGGCGCGTTCGCTTCGGCGGCACCGTTCGACGTCCAGACGGTCGAGTTGCTGCGGCGGCGCAAGGCGCTCATCGCCGAGTATGGGCATCTGCGCCCGGCCACCGATCAACCGGCTGGCCCTGCCGGATACACCCATGGTGATCTTCAGCATCGCAACATCATCTGGCGTGACGGGGTGGTGGCCGGAGTGATCGACTGGGATCGGATCAGGGTTCGCCCGTTCGGCGAGGAGATCGCCCGGACCGCCACGCTGCAGTTTGGCGGTGAGGCGGGCGAGTTGGATCTGGAGCTGGTGGCCGCGTTCGTCGCCGGGTACCGTGCCGTGGTCGCGATCAGCGATGCCGAACTGGCCGACGCGGTGGACCGCCTATGGTGGAAGCGGGCCTCGGACTTCTGGCAGCTGGTCTTCCACTACGACCGAGGCGACCACTCCTGTGACCACCTGTTCTTCTCCGGTGAGACGTTCCTGCACTGGTGGACGGCAAACCGGGTTCAGGTTCGCGACGCCTTCGCGGCGCGACCCTGAACTCTCGCTACTCGCAGGGCGATGTGCTCGATCATCCGGAGCGGGACTGGAGGGCCGCTCCGGGTCCGCGCTGGACGATGCTAGAAATGGATCATGGATCGGATGCCTTGGCGTGCGTCGGCGTCGGCCATCGCCTCGTTCACGTCGTGCAGTGGCCTGCTGCTGGTGATGATCTCCTCGCTGCGCAGGGTGCCCCGTATCGCCAGATCGGCGTAGCGCGGGATGTCGAAGCGGGTGCGCACCGATCCCATCACGGTGCCGGTGATCCCGCGACCGTGCCGCAACAGGGCCGCTGGCAGGCGAAGGATTCGATCCGTACGGCTCCTCACCACGACCACCCACTTTCGGCCTCGGTCGTGAGCAGCCGCAGCGCGGACAACAACGGCGACGCGTTCCGGACGGTCATCGCGATGCTGCGGTCACCGTCCTGGATGTGGAGATAGGTCTCGCACGGCCATGGCGCGACAGCCTGCGTCAGATACGCCTCACCGGCCTGCGGCGCGAGGGCTATCGCTGTGGTCAGATCGAGACGGACCGGTGCCGACCGGTGCTGCCCTGCGGTAGCGGGACGGTAGCTGTTGCCGGACAGCGCAGCCGCGTCAGCTGTGCATCGGGCGCGGTCACACCAGGCGGGATGCCGCTGGTCAGGACTGGTTTCGGTAGATCCAAAATTCTTCTGGCTTCTTACGCTCACTGACTACCGTGAAGAGTCAATGCGCTCGCGGCTTGCAGCGAATGCGCGAACTTCTGCCCGACGACGTGGCCATAGGGGGGCGAAGCCAGTGAACGAATCTGACCTGACCTCAGCGTTCATCGAGGTCCGAGCGGCCGCCGCGCCGCCGCACCAGCTGACCCCACAAGCCCTGATCGCCGCCGGGCAGCGGGCACGCCGCCGCCGTCGGATCGCCGCGACGGCCGGCAGCGGACTGGCCGTGCTCGTGGTCGTGACGCTCGGCATCGGCACGGTGAACGCGTTGTCGTCCGGTCGGCACGAGGCTCCGATCGAACCGGGCTACTCGTCGCCGACCGCCGTACCGGAGCAGCCGGCGACCGCCCCGCCGGTCCCGCCCTCCACTCCGGCACCGGACCGCCCGCCGACGTCGACCCCGTCTACCCCGCCTCGCTCGCCGGCCTCGGCCCCTCCTGACCCGGCGATCGATGTCTCTTCGTCGGCGGACCCGGCACTGCCGGTGGAAGTGGAGCCGGGTGTCTCGTCAACGGCGGAGGAGCCACTGGCCGACCCGCCGAGCGCGTTGCCTCGCTGACCCTGCGGACAACTCCGCCGACGCTGAGGCCAACAACCGAAACGAAGAGCGCGAAGCCGTGATCCACAGCGTCTCTTCGACTCGACACGCCGGGGCCTGATCAGCTGGAGTGCTGTGGATCATGGTGCGCGCCGCTGGCTGTCGGAGCGTCGTAGGCGGGCTAAGTGGGCGAGGTGCCGCTGCGGCGTGCTCGTGGTTGACCCGCATGGCGCAGGTCCAACTCGGCAGCTATAGCTGGCCGATGTCAGCACATGGCCGACCACGTACGTCGGGAACCGCTAAAGCGCTTCTTCTTGAAACGGCCGGTTCTGTTTGATCCAGGCGACGACCTCTTCGCGTGCCCAGATCCGGCCGACGGTGAGCGTATCGAGCGGCTTCGGGAAGTCTGGCCGGTTGACGATGGTCTGGGTGCGCTGACGGCTGATGCCACCCATGAGCGCCTGAATCTCGCCCAAAGCCACCAGTCTCATGCCGCGAACGCTACGCTGTCAAGCTTAGCAATGGCAGCAACTTGTACCCGTTGCTATCGTTGACATGTTTGATGATCGTGGGCCACTCTTGAGGCATGACGCCGATGGATCAGGATCGCTGGATCGAGTCGGGTCCGAACGCCCAGGACGCCGATGTCACCCGAGAGTGCGAAGTCGATGAAGCGGCCGAGGTGGGTCTCACGCTGCGGTGGAGTTTCGAGGACCTGAAGGCCGAGCACGGTGAGGCCGGCGCCCGACGGATCCTCGCTGAGGTCCTTGCCCGGTGGCAGGCCAACGGCGGAGAGCCGGTGGCGTTCGACGACTGACGACGCGTGACCGATCGGAAACGTCTTCCCTTGTGAGAGGAATCCATCGATGTGGGATGTCGGGGCGCTGTTCAGTGCGGCGTTGCTGGGCTTCTGCGCCGGGCTGTGGTCGTTCAAGGTCAAGTCGCGGTGGTGTCCGGACTGTGGGCGTACGACGTATCCGTTGGCGGATCGGCGTGGCGGGTAGTCGGCTGCTCCGTACGCCCGAGCCGAGGCCGGGTGACGTCCTGGTGGTCGGTGGTGAGGCCAGCGTGCAGTTCGCTGGTGAGCGCAGGCTGAGGTTCCGGGTCATCTCGGTGGACCCCAAGCCGACGTACGAGGGCTGGCTCTGGGTCACGGGTTACGTGATCGACAAATCCGGCGATGCCGCCGAGCGGCGGGAGATATTCGTGCAACGCCAGGGACTTTTTCGACTGCCCCGGCGCGGAGAACAACCTTGAAGTGGAGAGACTTGAAGTGGAGAGAGCAGTGATTGTCGAGATGTTTCGTGAGCTGGTGGTGCGGTGGCGGGAGCGGCGGGACGGGCGGTCGGCTGCGTCGAAGCGGCTGGCCAGGCTGGCCCGGGAGCGTGCGGCGGCCCGGGAGCGGCGGTTGGACGGCAACCGTGGGCATCGGTGGTCGTCGGAGCCGACGATGCTCACGCCGACGCTGCGTCCGCTGATGACCTACGGTCAGCTGCTCGGCTACCGCGTACCGGCAGGGTCGTGACCTGACCCGGCAGCCGAGTCAGATGCTGAACTACAGACGAAGAGTTGCGCGAACGCCGCTGGCCGGTCCCCTCAGAGGGACCGGCCAACGGCGTTGTGGCTGCTCAGTGAGCGGAGGATACGAGATTCGAACTCGTGAGGGTGTGAACCCAACACGCTTTCCAAGCGTGCGCCCTAGGCCTCTAGGCGAATCCTCCGCACGACACGATACAGGCTGCGGACGTGGCGGTCAGCACGGGCCGGGGTCGCCGACGGCCGCCCACCGCCCGGGGTACAGTGGGGCCAACCCCTCGTGCGGCGTGCATCTCGTGAACCTCCCCAGGGCCGGAAGGCAGCAAGGATAAGCGAGCTCTGGCGGGTGCACGGGGGGCCCTTTCGTCTCCGGGGCCGGCCGGGGGACCTGCCCCGGGGTGGCGGT
Proteins encoded:
- a CDS encoding GNAT family N-acetyltransferase, with protein sequence MRLTIERADFADPELGVFLQAHLDELAPTAPAESRHALDLSGLRAPGVRLWVARMSGELVGTGALAEVEPAHEEIKSMRTDPRRRGQGIAARVLDHLIGDARRRGVRRISLETGSMDFFVPARTLYAKAGFVPCPPFGAYVDDPNSAFMTRELA
- a CDS encoding phosphotransferase; its protein translation is MTASVLAEVAALDLAAQDLPLLADMYRLGEVEEVRYLPDGLMNRNWQLRTAGGEFALKLLLDAPVSTVRRNLSVAAALAAAGVPACPPVLTLGGDVVAEMDDRAYSLFGWLEGEHIAGTGLSAGQAHHLGGVVGRLHRELNDPGLRRWLPAAGAVTATVAAPGEAVAEADRYLRAIGAFASAAPFDVQTVELLRRRKALIAEYGHLRPATDQPAGPAGYTHGDLQHRNIIWRDGVVAGVIDWDRIRVRPFGEEIARTATLQFGGEAGELDLELVAAFVAGYRAVVAISDAELADAVDRLWWKRASDFWQLVFHYDRGDHSCDHLFFSGETFLHWWTANRVQVRDAFAARP